GCGTTCTCCCAGCGCGTCTCGTCGCGGTTGGCCGACCCCATGCACAGGTTCACCTGCGCACCTTCCGGAATGGTGATGCCGTGCATCTCGAAATCGCGGTTGACGACGCGGGCCACCACGACGAGCGGCGTCTCATACCGGATGCCCTCCTCGATGGCGGCGGGAATGAGGTCGCGATTCCGTTGGAGCTCTTCGAGCTGGTCCGGATGGGTTAGCAAGAGCTGCAACAGGTTTCCCGAGGACCGGTAGGTGGTTTCCAGCCCGGCCGGTAGCAGCAGGCGCAGAAACGAGATGATCGCCTCGTCGGAGAGCTTCTCCCCGTCGATCTCCGCCGCGACGAGATCGCCGATGACGTCGTCGGTCGGCTTCCTTCGCCGTTGGTCCACTTGTTCCTGGAAATAGGTGCCCAGTTCGGCGGATGCGTTCAGGCCGGCCTCGACGTCCTCGATGATCGAGATCAGGTCGAACGAGAGCTTCCGGAACATGTCCAGATCGTCCTGCGGAAGGCCGAGCAGGGCTGCGGTGACTCGGGTGGGGAATTCGAACGTCACCGCCTTGACCAGATCCACCTCGCCGTCGTCCTTGAACGCGTCCACCAGTTGATCGCAGATCGGATCGATCACCTCGGGCTCCCACTGCGCCAGGGCGCTCTGCTTGAACGCCTTGCTCACGAGGCTGCGGTGGTCGTGATGCTCCTTGCCGTGCATGCCGAGGATCGTCGGCCCGAAGACCAGCTCGATCGTGTTGTGGTACATCTGCGAGCCGAACACCTCGTCCTCACGGAACGCGGTGAACACGCTTTCGAAGTCGAACAACACCCAATGCTCAGCGTCTTTGAGCTCCGGCGGCGTCAGTTCGCTCTGCAGGAGCGAGCCCCTCCACACGGGGTTGGTTTTCCGCATCTGCGCGAAATACGGGTAGGGATCGTTCACCAGATCGGGGGCGGCGGATTGGTCGTGCGCGTCGGTGCTCGTGGTCACGGTTGCCTCCCGGCGGCAGATCTAGTACGTCTGTCGCTCTATCTTTACTATTTTAGTATTCTAGGTCAAGGAATGGAGGTGACATGGAGCGCCGAGCGGTGTGCGCGATCGAGGATCTGCCTCCGGGAACCATGAAATTGGTGCAGGCCGGCAAGTACGGCGTGGGCGTCTACAACATCGACGGCACGCTGTACGCGATCGCGAACTACTGCTCGCACGAGGGCGCTCCACTGTGTCTCGGCTACACCAGGGGCACCACCGAATACGACCCTGAGATGCCCGACCAGATCCGACATGTGCGCGAAGGCCAGATCGCGCGCTGCCCATGGCATCAGTGGGAATTCGATATCACCACAGGGGAGAACCTCGCCGACCCGAAGAAGCGAGTGCGCACCTACGAGGTCGACGTCGTCGACGGACAGGTGTATTTGACCGCATGATCATCGACGTGAACGTCCAACCGCATTTCCGGTACAACTCGGAGATTCGGCGGTATCTGGCGGCGCCGCACAAGCTGCGCGCCATCCCCGACGTCGAACAGCAGTGGTACCAAGCGCCTGGCGGCGACTACCGGCAAGATCTGTACGGCGACGGCTATCCGGGCTCGAACCCGGAGACCGTGGCGCGGCATCTGTTCGACGACAAC
The nucleotide sequence above comes from Mycolicibacterium moriokaense. Encoded proteins:
- a CDS encoding cytochrome P450 encodes the protein MTTSTDAHDQSAAPDLVNDPYPYFAQMRKTNPVWRGSLLQSELTPPELKDAEHWVLFDFESVFTAFREDEVFGSQMYHNTIELVFGPTILGMHGKEHHDHRSLVSKAFKQSALAQWEPEVIDPICDQLVDAFKDDGEVDLVKAVTFEFPTRVTAALLGLPQDDLDMFRKLSFDLISIIEDVEAGLNASAELGTYFQEQVDQRRRKPTDDVIGDLVAAEIDGEKLSDEAIISFLRLLLPAGLETTYRSSGNLLQLLLTHPDQLEELQRNRDLIPAAIEEGIRYETPLVVVARVVNRDFEMHGITIPEGAQVNLCMGSANRDETRWENAEVFDIHRPRRAHISFAGGIHSCLGMHLARVETKAMLTSLFDRLTDFELMADDDTRIVGIPFRSPNRLPVTFRKVA
- a CDS encoding Rieske (2Fe-2S) protein; its protein translation is MERRAVCAIEDLPPGTMKLVQAGKYGVGVYNIDGTLYAIANYCSHEGAPLCLGYTRGTTEYDPEMPDQIRHVREGQIARCPWHQWEFDITTGENLADPKKRVRTYEVDVVDGQVYLTA